The Carnobacterium divergens nucleotide sequence GCAACAGTTATGAATAACGTATATGAAGCAGACATGATTCCAGTTGGAAAATTAAACATGGATGAATTTGCAATGGGCGGAAGTACAGAAACGTCTTACTTTAAACAAACCAAAAACCCATGGGATTTAACAAAAGTTCCAGGTGGCTCTTCAGGTGGCTCAGCAGCAGCCGTTGCGGCTGGACAAGTTCCAATTTCACTTGGTAGTGATACCGGTGGAAGTATTCGTCAACCAGCAGCCTTTACGGGTATCGTTGGAATGAAACCAACTTATGGTCGTATTTCGCGCTTTGGTTTGATTGCTTTTGCTTCAAGTTTAGATCAAATTGGACCATTTACACGTACAGTAAAAGACAATGCCTACGTACTAAATGCAATCAGTGGATATGATGCCAACGATTCAATGAGCGCTAAAACAGAAGTACCGGATTTTACAGCTAAATTAAACCAAGACATCAAAGGCATGAAGATTGGTGTTCCAAAAGAATACTTACAAGAAGGTGTAGCTGAGGACGTTAAAAACGCTGTTCTTGAAGCCATTGAAACCTATAAAAAATTAGGTGCAACGGTTGAAGAAGTTAGCTTACCTCATTCAAAATACGGGATTGCTGTGTATTATATCATTGCATCAAGTGAAGCTTCATCAAACTTGCAACGCTTTGACGGCATACGTTACGGTTACCGTTCGCCAGAAGCAAAATCATTAGATGATTTGTATGTAATGAGCCGCTCAGAAGGCTTTGGAATGGAAGTAAAACGTCGTATCATGCTTGGAACCTTCTCACTAAGCTCAGGCTATTATGACGCTTATTTCAAAAAAGCAGGTCAAGTTCGTACATTGATCAAACAAGATTTCGAAAAAGTCTTCAATGACTACGATCTAATCTTAGGCCCTACAACTCCGACAACTGCCTTTAACTTAGGCGAAAACATGGACGATCCATTAACGATGTATATGAACGATATCTTAACCGTTCCAGTTAACTTAGCCGGTGTACCAGCGATTTCAATTCCTTGTGGTTTTTCAAATGGCTTGCCAATTGGGTTGCAACTGATTGGAAAACATTTTGACGAAGCAACGATTTACCAAGCTGCTTACGCATTTGAACAAGCAACTGAATTTCATAAA carries:
- the gatA gene encoding Asp-tRNA(Asn)/Glu-tRNA(Gln) amidotransferase subunit GatA; this encodes MSLLEKNLTELHDLLIAKEITAVDLMNATFDHIEATEDKIGAFITVSKEEALALAKKLDEKGIDESNVLAAMPIGIKDNIVTKDIKTTAASKMLEDFIPIYDATVMNNVYEADMIPVGKLNMDEFAMGGSTETSYFKQTKNPWDLTKVPGGSSGGSAAAVAAGQVPISLGSDTGGSIRQPAAFTGIVGMKPTYGRISRFGLIAFASSLDQIGPFTRTVKDNAYVLNAISGYDANDSMSAKTEVPDFTAKLNQDIKGMKIGVPKEYLQEGVAEDVKNAVLEAIETYKKLGATVEEVSLPHSKYGIAVYYIIASSEASSNLQRFDGIRYGYRSPEAKSLDDLYVMSRSEGFGMEVKRRIMLGTFSLSSGYYDAYFKKAGQVRTLIKQDFEKVFNDYDLILGPTTPTTAFNLGENMDDPLTMYMNDILTVPVNLAGVPAISIPCGFSNGLPIGLQLIGKHFDEATIYQAAYAFEQATEFHKEKPNL